One Formosa agariphila KMM 3901 genomic window, CAACATTAATGTCTTCCGAATTTATAGTTTCCGAGTCTTCATTAAACTCATCATTACTGTTATCAAAATCATCATCAAATTCACTTATAGGTTCTTCTTTCCCGCTATCTAACGCTGGATTTTCTTCTAATTCTTGCTTCAAGCGTTGCTCAAAAGCTTGCGTCGGCAACTGTATCAATTTCATTAATTGAATTTGTTGCGGCGATAACTTCTGCGATAGTTTAAATTGTAAATTTTGCTTTAGCATAAAATGTAATGGCGATTAAACATAAAAATAAAAAAAACAATCTACATACAAGGCGTACGTAGATTGTTTTTATGAGTAATTTATGAGATTAAAATTCTGCGTTCTGCGGTGTTCTTGGGAACGGTATTACATCACGAATGTTTGTCATTCCTGTTGCAAACATAACTAGACGTTCAAATCCTAGACCAAAACCAGAGTGTACTGCAGTACCATATTTTCTTAAGTCAAGGTACCACCAAAGTTCTTCTTCATCTAATCCTAATACAGCCATTTTTTGTTTTAATACATCTAAACGTTCTTCACGTTGTGCACCTCCAACAATTTCTCCAATTCCAGGGAATAAGATATCCATGGCACGAACCGTTTTACCGTCTTCGTTTAAACGCATATAGAACGCTTTAATGTTTGCTGGATAATCGAATAAGATTACAGGACATTTAAAGTGTTTTTCTACTAGGAAACGTTCGTGTTCACTCTGTAAATCTGCACCCCATTCGTCAATGATATATTTAAATTTCTTCTTTTTGTTTGGTTTACTATTGCGTAAAATATCAATTGCTTCTGTATAACTTACACGTTTAAAATTATTGTCGACTACGAAACGTAATTTTTCTAATAAAGTTAATTCATTACGTTCTGCTTGTGGTTTTTTCTTATCCTCGTCTTGTAAGCGTTGATCCAAAAACTCTAAATCTTCAGCATTATTTTCTAAGATATATGTAATCACAGATTTCATAAAATCTTCAGCTAAATCCATGTTACCGGCAAGGTCCATAAACGCAACTTCAGGTTCAATCATCCAGAATTCAGACAGGTGTCTAGAGGTGTTAGAGTTTTCTGCTCTAAATGTAGGTCCAAAGGTATATACTTTACCTAAAGACATGGCATAGGTTTCTGCTTCTAATTGACCAGATACTGTAAGGTTTGTTTCTTTTCCGAAGAAATCTTCAGAATAATCCACATTTCCATCTTCAGTAAGTGGCGGATTTTTAGCATCTAGATTAGTTACTCTAAACATTTCACCTGCGCCTTCTGCATCACTACCAGTAATAATTGGCGTGTGTACGTAATGGAATCCATTGTCGTTAAAATACTTATGAATGGCAAAAGATAAAGCCGAACGTAAACGCATTACAGCACTAAATGTATTGGTTCTTGTACGTAAATGTGCATTCTCTCTTAAAAATTCGAAGGAGTGTTTTTTAGGCTGAATTGGGTAAGTTTCCGGATCTGAATCTCCTAAAATTTCAATAGATGAAACTTTAATTTCTACCGACTGACCTTTACCTTGACTTTCAGCTAATTCTCCTTTTATATGAACTGCAGCACCTGTGGTGATACGCTTTAAGATGTCTTCATCCGTATTTTCGAAATCGACAACACATTGAATGTTTTGTAATGAAGACCCATCATTTAAGGCAATAAATCGGTTCGCTCTAAACGTTCTTACCCAACCTTTAACTTCTACCTCATGTAGAGAAGCGTCTTGTTTTAATAATTCTGAAATTGTAATTGGTTTCATTTTAAATAATTTTACACCTGCAAATATAATTCTTTATGCACAGTCTATTTTAATTGTTGATATTGTTTTCGTCTTCTTCATCGTCACTTTCTTCAGGGATGATGTTTATCGCTGGTTCTCTTAATACGGTTTTATTAGCAATATTACGTTCTAACGATAATAGTAGTGATGGTAATAGCAATAAGTTAGATAACATCGCAAATAGAAGGGTTACAGATACTAAACCTCCTAAGGCTACGGTGCCTCCAAAACTAGAAATCATAAAGACCGAAAATCCGAAGAATAAAACGGTCGATGTATAAAACATACTCACTCCAGTTTCGCGTAACGCTCCATAAACCGAGCGCTTAATTTTCCAGTTACTAGCTTGTAATTCTTGACGATATTTTGCCAAAAAGTGAATGGTATCGTCTACAGAAATACCAAAGGCAATACTAAAAACTAAAATGGTCGATGGCTTTAAAGGTACACCTAAATACCCCATTAAACCAGCAGTTACTAGTAAAGGTAATAAGTTTGGAAGTAATGAGATTATTATCATTTTAAACGACCTAAACATATACGCCATAAATAAGGAAATAAGTATAATGGCTAACGATAACGAAATGGCTAAATTTTTAACCAAATACGTTGTTCCTTTTTGGAATACTAATGCTTTACCCGTCATGGTGACTTTGTAACGGTCTTCTGGAAATAATTTATTTATTTTAGTTTGTAGCTCGTCTTCTATGTCTTCCATTTTATCTGTACCAATATCTTTCATAAAGGTGGTAATACGGGCATAACGTCCTGTACTGTCTACAAAACTGTTAAGCATTTTTGTATCGTTAGAAGAATTTTTAGCATACGACAAGATAAAACTACTTTCCTGCGACGTAGGTAATTGGTAGTATTTTGGATTCCCGTTATAATACGCTTGTTTAGAGTATTTCACTAAACTCACTACAGAAAGTGGTCTAGATAATTCTGGGATATCTATAATTGATTCTTCTAATTGATCTATTTTTTTAAGCGTACTTAGTTTCATAACACCTTTTTTACGTTGGGTGTCAATCATTAATTCTAGAGGCATAATCCCATCAAACTCTTGTTCAAAAAACTCAATATCTCTAAAGAACGACGTTTTCTGAGGCATATCTTCTAATAAACTACCAGAAATTTTTATCTGATAAATTCCAATAATACTCACAATTAATAGAATAATCGATGTAATGTAAATCGTGATGCGTCTGTGTCTTACCATACGCTCCATCCAACCTACAAAAGAATTAATCCAACGTCTATTTAAATGTTCTAAATGACGTTCTTTAGGGTAAGGTAAAAAGGAATATAAAATCGGGATAATTAGCAGACATAAAATAAATATAGAAACTATACTTAACGAGGCCACAATACCAAACTCCTTCAATAATGTACTTTCTGTTAGAATGAAAGTAGCAAATCCGGAAGCTGTGGTGAAATTGGTCATTAACGTAGCGTTACCAACTTTGGTAATAACGCGTTGTAACGATTTTATTTTATTTCCGTGAGACTTAACTTCTTGCTGATATTTATTGATTAAGAAGATACAGTTCGGGATACCAATAACAATTATTAGTGGTGGAATGATGGCTGTTAAAACGGTAATTTCATATTCAAAGAAGCCAAGAATACCCATAGTCCACATTACACCAACAGATACCACTATAAGCGATATGAACGTAGCTCTAAAGGATCTAAAGAAGAAAAAGAATATGAGTGAAGTTACCAGTAAAGCGGCACCTACAAAAAGACCCATTTCATCTACAATATTTTGAGAGCTTAATGTTCTTACATAAGGCATTCCCGAAATACGAACATCTATATTCGTTTCTTTCTCGAACGTTTTAATTCTAGGAATAAGTACATCCATCACAAAGTCTTTTCGTGCAGATGTATTTACTATACTTTTATCCATAGAGATTATGGTACGAATCGTCTTGGTCTCTCTATTGAAAAGGAAATTATCGTAAAACGGATATTTTGTAAATAATTCTTTTTGTAAGGTGTTTAATTGCTTAGTGCTCGATAAGGAATCTTTAATAAAAGGCTCTAAAGTGAATTTTTTAAGGCTATCGTTTTTTATTAATTTTTGTAAATCTTTAATAGAGATTACAGCTTCAATTTCTTCAGACGATTTAAACGATTCGGCTAGAGCATTCCAAGCGTTAAGTTTTTCCACCGTAAAAAAGGTACTGTCCTTAACCCCTAAGACAATCATGTTTCCTTCTTCACCAAAAATATCTAGAAAGGCGTTATAGGTTTGGTTTACCTCATGGTGGTCGGGCAGTAAATTAGCCTCGGTAAATGTAAATCGTATATTTTTCCATTGCGTGCTAAAAAGGACAGTCACAAAAACAATTGCAATTAACATAGCAATCCTATTTCGTAATATAAGTCTAGCTAGACCTTCCCAAAAGCCGTTAGTAAATTGTTTAATCATAAGTCTATTAAAGAACCGCAAATGTAGAAAAAAGCAATGTATTACTTAGGTCTAAAGTATTATAATGTCACGTTAAATGTAAATTTCAAGGCGATATTATCTTCAATTTCCGGTAAATGATACGCACCATAGCGATAGGTTAAACTTAGACCGAAACCAAAAACTAACTGATTTAACTCGAATCCAGATTCTAAGTACCCTTTATCTAAAGTATTAAAGGTTAAACCTTGATGCTGTTCGGGGTTCCTCATGTCTCCAATTGCAAAGCGCGATAATAAGACCAATTGCGGTTTAGAAAATGTAGAATGGTAAAAAGGTTTAAAGAAGTGTTTAAATTGAAAGATGGAAAACATATCCGAAAAAAACTCATTGAAGTACATGGTTTCAAAACTATTCAATCCCGCAACAGAGAACCGCTGCATAATGGTTGCTTTATTAATGTTATTGGGGTAGGCGTGATACAGATGTGTTAGTGGCGCATCTCCAATAGCAATACCTGTAGCAAAATCGAGTTCGGTATGCGATTCTTTATTGTGAATAAAATGATACGTCGCTTTAAAGTCTACCTTTTGAAAATTAAAATCACCATCTAATGCGCCGTTAATACTTTGGGTGTATTGAAACGTAAGTTTTGGAAAACTGTTTTTCGTTTTTTTGGGCCCTGATGGTGTTGGTTTATAAATATCGAACGGACTCCATAACAACGACGTTTTTACAACTGCAAGATCGTAGTTGGAATATGCTCCCTGATCTGTTACAAACGTATAATCGAATTCTGGTGTAATTGCACTAGAAAAAAACTGAGTTTCTGTATTGAGTTTAGGACTAAAATCGTGTTGAAGCGAAATAGACTTCATGATGTGGTGATAGAATAAACTAATGTTTAATAAACGCGGTTCGAAAAATTGAAAAATACGCTTATCGGTTAAATATTTTGTACTTGCTGTTTCTTGTAAATCATCTGTGTAAGACGCATTAATCCAAGTGTTGTGTTTTTGGTTTATAACAAAACCTGCACCAATACTATATTTATATTTGCTGTCTTTAAATCCGTAAACAGTATACCCATTTATTCTGAATTTTTTCGATAATTTATCACTGGTAACACCTCCTAAACCGGTACGAATACCTTCATACTGATTGAATTTTATAAGGTACCTTAAATCTAGATTAAAATATTTAAGCGGAATATATCCATTTCCGATGTTGTGAATTAAATCGGCTTTACGTTTTGCTTTTATGCTGTCTTTTGCCTGATTAATTTCCGTGTCTATAACTTGAGCTCTACTAATAAAAATAGAGAGCAAGAATAAGAGACTTAGGCAGTATTTTAGCATATTGGGGCGAGTCGTAAATTAAGATGACTCAAAGTTAAGACAATAATTGAAATAACGTATAATTTGAAGTAAGTGTATAAAAAAAGCGACTCGAAAGTCGCTTTAATTTTTTTAAACGGTCATGATTTCCTTTTCTTTAACAGCAAGGGTCTCATCTATTTTTTTAACGTAGATATCTGTTAGTTTTTGAATTTCTCCTTCAGTGTCTTTTTTAACATCTTCAGAGACATCGTCTAGTTTTTTAATATCGTTATTGGCGTCTTTTCTAGCGTTTCTAACACCAATTTTACCATCTTCAGCTTCAGCTTTTGCTTGTTTGGCTAAATCGCGTCTGCGTTCTTCTGTTAAAGGTGGTACATTTATAATAATAGTATCACCATTATTCATAGGATTAAACCCTAAGTTGGCAATCATTATTGCTTTTTCAATTTCGTGAAGCATGTTTTTTTCCCATGGCTGAACGCTTATTGTTCTTCCATCTGGTGTGTTTACATTCGCGACTTGACTTAAAGGTGTTTGCGACCCGTAATAGTCTACCATTACACTACCAAGCATTGCTGGACTTGCTTTACCCGCTCTAATAT contains:
- a CDS encoding efflux RND transporter permease subunit, encoding MIKQFTNGFWEGLARLILRNRIAMLIAIVFVTVLFSTQWKNIRFTFTEANLLPDHHEVNQTYNAFLDIFGEEGNMIVLGVKDSTFFTVEKLNAWNALAESFKSSEEIEAVISIKDLQKLIKNDSLKKFTLEPFIKDSLSSTKQLNTLQKELFTKYPFYDNFLFNRETKTIRTIISMDKSIVNTSARKDFVMDVLIPRIKTFEKETNIDVRISGMPYVRTLSSQNIVDEMGLFVGAALLVTSLIFFFFFRSFRATFISLIVVSVGVMWTMGILGFFEYEITVLTAIIPPLIIVIGIPNCIFLINKYQQEVKSHGNKIKSLQRVITKVGNATLMTNFTTASGFATFILTESTLLKEFGIVASLSIVSIFILCLLIIPILYSFLPYPKERHLEHLNRRWINSFVGWMERMVRHRRITIYITSIILLIVSIIGIYQIKISGSLLEDMPQKTSFFRDIEFFEQEFDGIMPLELMIDTQRKKGVMKLSTLKKIDQLEESIIDIPELSRPLSVVSLVKYSKQAYYNGNPKYYQLPTSQESSFILSYAKNSSNDTKMLNSFVDSTGRYARITTFMKDIGTDKMEDIEDELQTKINKLFPEDRYKVTMTGKALVFQKGTTYLVKNLAISLSLAIILISLFMAYMFRSFKMIIISLLPNLLPLLVTAGLMGYLGVPLKPSTILVFSIAFGISVDDTIHFLAKYRQELQASNWKIKRSVYGALRETGVSMFYTSTVLFFGFSVFMISSFGGTVALGGLVSVTLLFAMLSNLLLLPSLLLSLERNIANKTVLREPAINIIPEESDDEEDENNINN
- the asnS gene encoding asparagine--tRNA ligase gives rise to the protein MKPITISELLKQDASLHEVEVKGWVRTFRANRFIALNDGSSLQNIQCVVDFENTDEDILKRITTGAAVHIKGELAESQGKGQSVEIKVSSIEILGDSDPETYPIQPKKHSFEFLRENAHLRTRTNTFSAVMRLRSALSFAIHKYFNDNGFHYVHTPIITGSDAEGAGEMFRVTNLDAKNPPLTEDGNVDYSEDFFGKETNLTVSGQLEAETYAMSLGKVYTFGPTFRAENSNTSRHLSEFWMIEPEVAFMDLAGNMDLAEDFMKSVITYILENNAEDLEFLDQRLQDEDKKKPQAERNELTLLEKLRFVVDNNFKRVSYTEAIDILRNSKPNKKKKFKYIIDEWGADLQSEHERFLVEKHFKCPVILFDYPANIKAFYMRLNEDGKTVRAMDILFPGIGEIVGGAQREERLDVLKQKMAVLGLDEEELWWYLDLRKYGTAVHSGFGLGFERLVMFATGMTNIRDVIPFPRTPQNAEF
- the frr gene encoding ribosome recycling factor gives rise to the protein MNEDIQFIIDSTKEAMDAALRHLEKQFVNIRAGKASPAMLGSVMVDYYGSQTPLSQVANVNTPDGRTISVQPWEKNMLHEIEKAIMIANLGFNPMNNGDTIIINVPPLTEERRRDLAKQAKAEAEDGKIGVRNARKDANNDIKKLDDVSEDVKKDTEGEIQKLTDIYVKKIDETLAVKEKEIMTV